From Cygnus olor isolate bCygOlo1 chromosome 17, bCygOlo1.pri.v2, whole genome shotgun sequence:
CTCTGACCCCATAACGGTTCCTTGGGCGCCCCCCATTGTGGCACAGTGCTGGCCCCAAGTGCCACccccatcctgtcccatcccgtggtgtccccatccccgcgTTGGGCCCGGGGGATCAGGACCCCCCCGCTGGCACCCGGCTGGCACCCCCGGCTGGCCCgtgggggcggggggcagccccccccccccgacaaAGCGCAGCTGGAAAGGGGGAGgcggagggaggggaagggaagggggggtgCAGCCCGGCTCCGGGGTCAGCCTGGCCCCGGGGGGACTGGGGGCTCGCTCCCTGGGTCCCTGGGGAGCTCCAAGGGTTCCCTTGGATGAAGGAGCTCCAAGGTCTCAACCCAAGAGGGTCTCCATGGTCTCCCTTGGTTTGAGAGGGGCTCCAAGGGCTCTTTTGCTTCTCGAGGGTCTCCCTTGATCCCTGGGAAGCAACAAGGTCTCCCTTGGTCCAAGAAGGTCTCCATGGTCTCCGGATGAAGGAGCTCCAAGATCTCTCTTTGATGAAGGAGCTCCAAGGTCTCCCTTGGTCTTCAGGGAGCTCCAGGGTCTCAACCCAAGAGGGTCTCCGTGGACCCCTTGGTTTGAGGGGCTCCAGGGGCTCCCGTGTTCCAAAAGGAGCTCTAAGGCCTCCCTTGGTCCCTGGGGAACTCCAGGTCTCCCTCAGTCCAAGAGGGTCTCCATGGTCTCCCTGGGTTCAAGAAGGTTTCCAGGGGCTCTCTGAATCCTTGGGGAGCTCCATGGTCTCCTTCAACCCAAGAGTGTCTCCACGGTCTCCCTTGGCTTGAGAGGGGCTCTCTGGCTCCAAGAGGAGCTCCAAGGTCTCCCTCGGTCCTCAGGGAGCTCCAAGGTCTCCCTTGGTCCACGGAGCCACAAGGCCTCAACCCAAGAGGGTCTCCATGGTCTCCCTGGGTCTGAGAGGAGCTAAAAGGTCTCCCTCAGTCCAAGAGGCCCTCCATGGTCTCCCTTGGTTTGAGAGAGGCTCCAAGGGCTCTTTTGGTCCTCAAGGGTCTCCCTTGATCCATGAGGAGCCCCAAGGTCTCCCTTGGTTCATGGAGCCACAAGGCTTCAACCCAAGAGGGTCTCCATGGTCTCCCTTGGTTTGAGAGAGGCTCCGAGGGCTCTTTTGCTCCTCAGGGGTTTCCCTTGATCCCTGGGGAGCTCCAAGGCCTCCCTTGGCCCAAGAAGGCCTCCATGGTCTCCCTTGGCTTGAGAGGAGCTCCAGGGCCTCCCTCGTCCCTCGGGAGACCCCCCGGGGTCCCTGGGGACCTCCCCCAGCCCAAAGAGCCCCTCCTGGCTCCTCACATCTCTCCGTGGCCTCCAGGAGCCGGGGGAGGCCACAGGGCCCCGgccgtcccgtcccgtcccgtccccccccccttGCTCCAGGCCCGCTCCCGGGGGGACGCGGCGCCCCCGGCCCATgcgaggaggggaggaggaggcggggggggacacggggggggcGGCGTTACCTGGCCAGATGATGGCTTCCAGCAAGGTGACCCTCCTGGCCAGGACCTCCAGCCGGGCCTGCTGCCGCAGGAGGCTCTGGAAGCTATgggcctgggggggggagagagcaGAGCGGGGGGCCGGTGCGTGGCCTGGGGGTGCCAGGTCtcccggggggggtcccgtgGCCCCAGGGGGATGTGGGGGGTTCCCCCCGTCCCCGTGGGTCCAGGGgtgtgggtggtggtggggtcCCTTGGGTGGGGGGGTCCCTTGCAGGGGGGCGCACAACCTCCGTGGGGTCCCCGTGTGCAGGGGGGGCGCACCTGCCGTGCCCCAAAACGGAGACCAGGGGGGGACCCCGTGGTGCCCGGCCCCCCACGAGTGGGGGTCCCCAagccctgcctggctcctgcgcccccccccctaCTCACCATAGAGCCCAATCATTGTTTCCAAGATTAAAACCCTCTCCGCTAAAATCTTCAAAGCCTCGCGGAGCTGGTGTAAACCCTCCccctgcagaggaaaagagggGAGGGGGGTAAGGGGGTGGGTCTGGGGGGCACCCCCAGACTCGCTGCCATGGGGGGGGGCACGGCTCTGCACCTCAGCACCTGTATGTGTAGGGGGGGGAAGTGGGTGCCAAATGAGCATGGGGCACATTTGGGGACCCCCGTGCCATTATTGGGGTCCTGGGGGTGACACACGAGCATGGGGAGTATTTGGGGACCCCCGTGCCATTATTGGGGTCCTGGGGGTGACACACGAGCATGGGGAGTATTTGGGGACCCCCGTGCCATTATTGGGGTCCCAGACAGGACACAAACACAGGACATGTTTTGGGGACCCCCATGCCATTATTGGGGTCCCAGGAACACGATGTGAACACGGGGCACATTTGGGGCCCCCCATGCCATTATTGGGGTCCCAGGGTCACAGCACAAACCCGGGGCACATTTGTGCCCCCCCCAGGTGCCCCGCACTCACCCATGTGCCCTTGTCGCCCGGCTCGCCCTTGGGGCCCGGCTCGCCCTGCAacacagaaaggagaaggacTGGCAGaggggggcgggcagggggggcccccccgcgccccagcgcagccccgtcccccccgGGGGGGCCACGTACCTGCGCCCCGTCCTGGCCGCGGCTGCCTGGGTGTCCCTGGGGGCCCTGTGGAGGGGGGCAGACAGGGGACAGAGCCGGtcagagctgggggggggacagggttggggcacccatgggtgtcGGCTGAggccccccccagctcccggcACTCACCCTGTCACCTTTGTCCCCGCGGGGACCCGCGGCTCCGGGCGCCCCGGCTCTCCCCTGTGCAATGACAGCGGCGGTGCCATCAGTGCCGGGACGTGCCTGGGGGGCACCCCAAGGCCcagccgtgccccccccccccccccagaatgCTCCCAGCACTTACATCGGGGCCTGGAGGGCCGGGCAGCCCCATGGGTcctggggggccggggggtcCTGTGAGGAAATGGAGGGAGTGGGGGCACATGGCTCAGTCTGGTCCCAACGCGGTGACACCCCCCCCGAAAAAAAtgcgggggctgcagggaggggaggggtgaACTCACCCATCGGCCCcatggggccgggggggccaATGGGGCCCATGATGCCCCCAGCCGCTTCGGTGAAGGTGTTGGAGAGCAGTGGGTCccctgcaggagagcagcggggtgggggggcaggcGGTGACACCCCCGGCCAAGCCACCCCACACCAGGGAGGTGCCCCCCACCCCTGTGGGCCAGAAGAAgaggggacccccccccctccaagcTCCCTGAGAGCAGCAACAGGCAGAGCACAACCCTTATACGAGACAGCAGAGAACCCACAGCAGGCTTTtggggggggctggagcacccccagggcccccccaggaccccccccaaaaaaaacccatcCTTACGTGGGTCAGCGAGCCGGGGGATGGCTGGCCCCACGGGGGTGGGCGGCCCAGGGGGGCCAGGGGGGCCGGGTAAGCCCTtctccccggggagccccctGGCTCCATCGCggccgggggggcccggggggccggggggacctgcagggaggaagaggaggatgaagatttggggggggggtggaccCCCTCAGGTGTacacagcaggaggctgggggatgCCCCCTTACCTGGGGGCCCCGAGGGACCCTTCACCCCCGGAACGCCCGAGGGTCCCCGTCCTCCTGCGTCTCCcttggggccgggggggccctgcGAGCCGGGTCTGCCTGTGGGGGGGAGCAACACCCTCAGGGGAGCACCCCTGGGCCCTGCGCCCCGTTTCCTTGGGGGGGTGTCCatgtgtgtgtccccccccagtGCCCGTTCCCCACTTACCGTCGCGCCCCACAGTGGCTCCCCGCTGCGTCTCGCTGCCCCACGGGACCCCTGGGGTGAGGGGGGACAGCGTTGGTGCCGTGGGACCCCCTGGGTgccccccaccctgccccaCGGACCCGGATGCCCTGGATCAGAAGCAGGCGGGGGGGGCTGGCCTGGTCCCCGCGTGTCCCTCCGTGTCCCCAccatccctggggacagcctgggggGCACACCGGGACCCCCCGGGGGCGAGGGGCTCCACCAAGGGGGACCCACGGATATCGATGGCACCCGGGCGCTCTTCTCCAGCGGGTGCCACCGCCGGGTGGCATTGCCACCAGGGGACGTGGCATTGTCACCGCCGGTGCCACCGGGACGCGGTGGGCCGTGGGGCAGCCCCCTACCTTCATCCCCGGGGCTCCCCTGGGCAGCCGGGGACCCCCAGAGCTGCCCGGTGTCCGGACCCCTGCTGGCACCTTTGGgtgctggggacgggggggctTCGGCCACCGACAGCCGGGCCACCTGCGAACGAGACGGGGAGCGTTGGGGACAGCGAGGTGCCACCCCCTGGGCTCCCGTGACCATGGGGGGGCGAGGTGGTGGCACCCTGgggtggcaccggggggggTCACCTGCGCCTCCAGGGTGGCCAGGCGTGCCGTCAGCTCCCCGACACGGCTGCAGTTCAGGCACCCTGCGGAGGAGAGCGGGGTGCAGGGCTCGGGGGGTTGCCCAGGACCCCCccggggaggggtggggggcagagggggggggggttaccGGGGATCCACCTGAGAAAGCCGTGGGGCGCAGGGGGGTCCGGCGCGGCGCGGTGCTGGGGCGCACGGTGTCCCGCAGCGCGAGGAAGGCTTGGGGCTCTGCCGAGGGGAGGGGGTGTCAGGCCCCCCCCGTGGGCATCGCCTCCGCtgagacccccccccaaaacagacacacacatgctGCGGCCACGGGGGGGCTGGGAAAGTCTGCTGTGCGTCACCCCAAattggggagggggctgcaggggctgccacCGCTTCTGCCCCAAACCCAGCCACGGCCCTTGCCCAggacccccccaaacccccccatGATGCTGAACCTGATTCCCCTTGAGCCCATGCAGGGCCAGCCagacccccccagcccaccccatAACCCTGAGCCAgacccccaaacccccccgCCATGGCCACACTCCagcccccctccagccccccctTAACCCTGAGCCAcatccccccaacccccccatGACCCCCATCCAGATCTCCCCAGTCCCGATGCTGGTCGTGAAGcagacccccccccaaatcccccagtACCCCAATCCAGCCCCCCCACAttgagccccccccccaaaccccattCGGGCTGGgtttggagggggggggcaccaCGCACAATCCCCAACCCAATGTGGGGTCCCAACCGGGGGGATCCGGGGACAcggctgggggctgcccggcGCAGCAGGGTAAGGGGGCTCTGGAGCAGGACCggccccccccgtcccccccccagctgccaccACACCCAGGCACGGCCACCgccagggctgcaggggacagcCAGCGCCGCCCTAAGCGGGCCCAGATGTGGGGCACCCGGCCAGCGgcgaggggagggagggagggagaggagaggcacGCAGGAgacaggggaggaggaggaggaggaggaggaggaggaggagcggccccccccatcacccccccgctgctgccacccagctggctctgggctccccgggtgtccccatcccctccccgaGCCACCCGCCGGCCCTGGCGCCCTCCCAgctttggggctggggacgTGTGTGCGTGTCgttgtgtccccccccctcTGTGTGTCCGtgtcgtgtccccccccccccccggtaacGCGAGGCTGGCAGCTGCACGGCCACCCGTGGCACGGGCTGGCACCCATTCATTCGCCGCCCGCAGGCACAGCTGCCCGCACAgagggacggacggacggacggacagacagacaaggTCCCCTTGCGGCACACCGCAGGCAGCCACCCGCACACAACATCCatgccccccccaccccccccccccccacgtcctccccacccccccccacctaCCTTTCCATTTCCCCGTCCGTGGGCACAGCCACCCAaccgtccgtctgtccgtctgtccgccCGTCTGCCCGTCCACCAGAAcctctccccatctctccccccccccccccccagccgcccACTCACACAGGTAcatccgtccgtctgtccgctGGGGGTTCAGCTGCCCACCCACTCACCAGCCCAGCCACCCCCCCACAGCAACGTCCacctgtccgtccgtccgtccgtccgtccacCCCCCCACAGGAACATCCGCCCGTCTCTCCCACCGTCCCTCCTCCCGTCCATCTATCCAGTTACCCAGCCCTTCATCCGCACACAGGCACTtccatctgtctgtccatccGTCCGTCTGCCTGCCCATCCAGAGGAGCAGCCATCTGTCCTTCCAaccacccacccacccatccGTCCTTCCATCCATCCCTCCGTCTGTCCATCCGGAGGAGCATCCATGTGTCCATCCATCCATTCATCTATCTGTCCTCCCATCCATCCTCCCATCCGTCTGTCtttccatccatccacccagAGGAGGATCCTTCCATCCAtccgtccgtctgtccatccacccacccaccaaCCCACTGACCAACCCAGAGGAACATCCACCTGTCCTTCTGTCCAGCCACCCATCCAGAGGAGCATCCATCTGTCTTTCCATCCATTCATCCATCCAACCATCCGTCTGTCTGTCCAACCAACCATCCATCCGCctgtccgtccatccatccaaacatccatccatccccccgtctgtccgtctgtctgtccaaCCAACCATCCATCCGCctgtccgtccatccatccaaacatccatccatccctccgtctgtccgtctgtctgtccaaCCAACCATCCGTCCAtccgtccgtccatccatccatccaaacgtccatccatccatccctccgTCTGTCCAACCAACCATCCGTCCAtccgtccgtccatccatccatccaaacgtccatccatccgtccatccatccatccatccgtccatccatccatccaaacgtccatccatccatccctccgTCTGTCCAACCAACCATCCGTCCCtccgtctgtccgtctgtctgtccaaCCAAccatccgtccatccatccgtctgtccgtccgtccatccaCCCACCTCAAGAAACATCCACCCATCCATCATTTCTccatccccccaccccccccaggaACACCCACCTCTCcatctgcccccccccccccccac
This genomic window contains:
- the EMID1 gene encoding EMI domain-containing protein 1 isoform X2; this translates as MGGLAGGLGHRCPPLPLALGLCCLLLPPAAASWSPQPRSNWCSYAVTRTVSCLVQNGTFLQRVFQGCRWPLPCSGGSYRAVVRPAYRVAFRTVTALEWRCCPGHVGAACEEEPQAFLALRDTVRPSTAPRRTPLRPTAFSGCLNCSRVGELTARLATLEAQVARLSVAEAPPSPAPKGASRGPDTGQLWGSPAAQGSPGDEGVPWGSETQRGATVGRDGRPGSQGPPGPKGDAGGRGPSGVPGVKGPSGPPGPPGPPGPPGRDGARGLPGEKGLPGPPGPPGPPTPVGPAIPRLADPRDPLLSNTFTEAAGGIMGPIGPPGPMGPMGPPGPPGPMGLPGPPGPDGRAGAPGAAGPRGDKGDRGPQGHPGSRGQDGAQAHSFQSLLRQQARLEVLARRVTLLEAIIWPEPEPGSGSGGPAAPGPPRGRRGHSPPARGAAPRQDPLDGP
- the EMID1 gene encoding EMI domain-containing protein 1 isoform X3 translates to MGGLAGGLGHRCPPLPLALGLCCLLLPPAAASWSPQPRSNWCSYAVTRTVSCLVQNGTFLQRVFQGCRWPLPCSGGSYRAVVRPAYRVAFRTVTALEWRCCPGHVGAACEEEPQAFLALRDTVRPSTAPRRTPLRPTAFSGCLNCSRVGELTARLATLEAQVARLSVAEAPPSPAPKGASRGPDTGQLWGSPAAQGSPGDEGRPGSQGPPGPKGDAGGRGPSGVPGVKGPSGPPGPPGPPGPPGRDGARGLPGEKGLPGPPGPPGPPTPVGPAIPRLADPRDPLLSNTFTEAAGGIMGPIGPPGPMGPMGPPGPPGPMGLPGPPGPDGRAGAPGAAGPRGDKGDRGPQGHPGSRGQDGAQGEPGPKGEPGDKGTWGEGLHQLREALKILAERVLILETMIGLYEPEPGSGSGGPAAPGPPRGRRGHSPPARGAAPRQDPLDGP
- the EMID1 gene encoding EMI domain-containing protein 1 isoform X1; its protein translation is MGGLAGGLGHRCPPLPLALGLCCLLLPPAAASWSPQPRSNWCSYAVTRTVSCLVQNGTFLQRVFQGCRWPLPCSGGSYRAVVRPAYRVAFRTVTALEWRCCPGHVGAACEEEPQAFLALRDTVRPSTAPRRTPLRPTAFSGCLNCSRVGELTARLATLEAQVARLSVAEAPPSPAPKGASRGPDTGQLWGSPAAQGSPGDEGVPWGSETQRGATVGRDGRPGSQGPPGPKGDAGGRGPSGVPGVKGPSGPPGPPGPPGPPGRDGARGLPGEKGLPGPPGPPGPPTPVGPAIPRLADPRDPLLSNTFTEAAGGIMGPIGPPGPMGPMGPPGPPGPMGLPGPPGPDGRAGAPGAAGPRGDKGDRGPQGHPGSRGQDGAQGEPGPKGEPGDKGTWGEGLHQLREALKILAERVLILETMIGLYEPEPGSGSGGPAAPGPPRGRRGHSPPARGAAPRQDPLDGP